Proteins found in one Pempheris klunzingeri isolate RE-2024b chromosome 6, fPemKlu1.hap1, whole genome shotgun sequence genomic segment:
- the LOC139202444 gene encoding AP-1 complex subunit sigma-2 isoform X3 has product MQFMLLFSRQGKLRLQKWYVPLSDKEKKKITRELVQTVLARKPKMCSFLEWRDLKVVYKRYASLYFCCAIEDQDNELITLEIIHRYVELLDKYFGSVCELDIIFNFEKAYFILDEFLLGGEAQETSKKNVLKAIEQADLLQEPRHEYFTVPVY; this is encoded by the exons ATGCAGTTCATGCTGCTATTCAGCCGACAAGGCAAGCTCCGGCTCCAGAAATGGTACGTGCCTTTGTctgataaagagaaaaagaagatcACCAGAGAGTTGGTGCAGACGGTTCTGGCTCGAAAGCCCAAAATGTGCAGCTTTCTGGAGTGGAGAGACCTCAAGGTGGTATATAAGAG ATATGCCAGCCTGTACTTCTGCTGTGCCATAGAGGACCAGGACAACGAGCTCATCACACTAGAGATCATCCACAGATACGTGGAGCTGCTGGACAAATATTTTGGCAGC GTTTGTGAGCTGGACATTATTTTCAACTTTGAGAAAGCTTACTTCATTCTGGATGAATTCCTTCTGGGCGGGGAAGCTCAGGAGACGTCCAAAAAGAATGTGCTGAAGGCCATTGAGCAGGCTGACTTGCTACAGGAG CCCCGTCATGAGTACTTTACTGTGCCTGTGTACTGA
- the LOC139202492 gene encoding synapse-associated protein 1-like: protein MLSNWGSWLGIENENSQVKEVKEEPDVNEEEHGVNKPSAGADIEQTSACEEDAQPPQLLQKAKGFSGYIYDIASSASKKLSESFVETAQTLKKSVEEGKINGMIDKTILGDFQKEQERFVQEQKAKKSSAAVPPWVGYNEEDTIQQQILALSADKRNFMRDPPAGVQFPFDFEQMYPVAMVMLEEDELLRKMRFHLVPKQVKEEVFWKNYFYRVSLIKQSAQLTALAAQQAAELRNVEKTGSSPEAHHQKDAVKRKAPSAIRSTKPKSSEDEEQISTSPSVSEFVSDAFDSCKINEDDLRKEMEQLVLDKRGHPNTQQEETADWERELQEELQEYDVLADNDNRDDNWDREIEEMLKEDS, encoded by the exons ATGTTATCGAATTGGGGAAGCTGGCTCGGCATAGAAAACGAAAATAGTCAAGTTAAAGAGGTTAAAGAAGAGCCTGATGTTAATGAGGAGGAGCATGGCGTAAACAAACCGTCTGCTGGTGCTGACATTGAGCAGACCAGTGCTTGTGAGGAAGATGCTCAGCCGCCTCAACTTCTCCAAAAAGCCAAAGGCTTCAGTG GTTACATTTATGATATTGCCAGCAGTGCCTCAAAGAAACTGTCCGAGTCCTTCGTTGAGACAGCACAGACCCTGAAGAAAAgtgtggaggaggggaagaTAAATGGGATGATTGATAAG ACCATTTTGGGTGATTTCCAGAAAGAACAAGAACGGTTTGTCCAggagcaaaaagcaaaaaagtcaA GTGCTGCTGTGCCACCTTGGGTTGGTTATAATGAAGAGGACACTATACAGCAACAGATTTTGGCTCTCTCAGCT GACAAAAGAAATTTTATGCGAGATCCTCCTGCTGGGGTGCAATTTCCCTTTGACTTTGAGCAAATGTATCCAGTCGCCATGGTGATGTTGGAGGAAGATGAGCTCCTTCGGAAGATGCGCTTCCATCTGGTCCCCAAACA GGTGAAAGAGGAAGTCTTCTGGAAGAATTACTTCTACCGTGTGTCCTTAATAAAACAGTCAGCTCAGCTCACAGCTCTGGCAGCACAACAGGCTGCAGAGCTGAGAAACGTGGAGAAAACTGGCAGCAGTCCTGAGGCTCATCATCAAAAGG ATGCAGTTAAGCGGAAAGCTCCCTCTGCCATTCGCAGCACCAAACCAAAGTCAAGTGAG GATGAAGAGCAGATCTCCACCAGCCCGTCTGTCTCTGAATTTGTGAGCGACGCTTTTGACTCGTGCAAGATAAATGAGGACGACCTACGCAAAGAAATGGAACAGCTGGTTCTGGACAAGAGGGgacatccaaacacacaacagG AGGAGACTGCTGACTGGGAgcgagagctgcaggaggaactCCAGGAGTACGACGTGTTGGCTGATAATGACAACCGTGATGACAACTGGGACAGGGAGATTGAAGAGATGCTAAAGGAGGACAGTTAG
- the LOC139202444 gene encoding AP-1 complex subunit sigma-2 isoform X2 — MQFMLLFSRQGKLRLQKWYVPLSDKEKKKITRELVQTVLARKPKMCSFLEWRDLKVVYKRYASLYFCCAIEDQDNELITLEIIHRYVELLDKYFGSVCELDIIFNFEKAYFILDEFLLGGEAQETSKKNVLKAIEQADLLQESQSEDWGSLPNEEIL; from the exons ATGCAGTTCATGCTGCTATTCAGCCGACAAGGCAAGCTCCGGCTCCAGAAATGGTACGTGCCTTTGTctgataaagagaaaaagaagatcACCAGAGAGTTGGTGCAGACGGTTCTGGCTCGAAAGCCCAAAATGTGCAGCTTTCTGGAGTGGAGAGACCTCAAGGTGGTATATAAGAG ATATGCCAGCCTGTACTTCTGCTGTGCCATAGAGGACCAGGACAACGAGCTCATCACACTAGAGATCATCCACAGATACGTGGAGCTGCTGGACAAATATTTTGGCAGC GTTTGTGAGCTGGACATTATTTTCAACTTTGAGAAAGCTTACTTCATTCTGGATGAATTCCTTCTGGGCGGGGAAGCTCAGGAGACGTCCAAAAAGAATGTGCTGAAGGCCATTGAGCAGGCTGACTTGCTACAGGAG agccAGAGTGAAGACTGGGGAAGTTTGCCAAATGAGGAGATCTTGTAA
- the LOC139202444 gene encoding AP-1 complex subunit sigma-2 isoform X1, whose amino-acid sequence MQFMLLFSRQGKLRLQKWYVPLSDKEKKKITRELVQTVLARKPKMCSFLEWRDLKVVYKRYASLYFCCAIEDQDNELITLEIIHRYVELLDKYFGSVCELDIIFNFEKAYFILDEFLLGGEAQETSKKNVLKAIEQADLLQEEAETPRSVLEEIGLT is encoded by the exons ATGCAGTTCATGCTGCTATTCAGCCGACAAGGCAAGCTCCGGCTCCAGAAATGGTACGTGCCTTTGTctgataaagagaaaaagaagatcACCAGAGAGTTGGTGCAGACGGTTCTGGCTCGAAAGCCCAAAATGTGCAGCTTTCTGGAGTGGAGAGACCTCAAGGTGGTATATAAGAG ATATGCCAGCCTGTACTTCTGCTGTGCCATAGAGGACCAGGACAACGAGCTCATCACACTAGAGATCATCCACAGATACGTGGAGCTGCTGGACAAATATTTTGGCAGC GTTTGTGAGCTGGACATTATTTTCAACTTTGAGAAAGCTTACTTCATTCTGGATGAATTCCTTCTGGGCGGGGAAGCTCAGGAGACGTCCAAAAAGAATGTGCTGAAGGCCATTGAGCAGGCTGACTTGCTACAGGAG GAAGCAGAGACCCCGCGCAGCGTACTGGAGGAAATTGGACTCACATAA